From the Methanobacterium sp. CWC-01 genome, the window CGATAGTTTTCCAGAGTCCGGGAAGCGGCGGTTATATGGAAATCCTCCACATTTATGTTACTTTTTATTCCAATAACCAGGCCGGCCAGTCTGCCAACCTTTTCCCCACGTTCAATTTTAGAATCAATAACCCGGGCTCTTTTCAGAGCTTGCTCTTTATTTATCTCTAAAAAAGCATTTATTTCAGGGTTAACTTTTTTTATAGTTTGACAGAAGGTTTCCAGGTTGTCCCTTGCCTTTATTTCCTGATTTTTGATGAGTTGAGATTTTTCCAGAAGTTTCATAAAGCCACCTTATTAATGGGAGAAAAATGTTGTTTAATAATATTGCATTAATGTTTCATCAAAATAGGATATATAAAATATGCTCCCATCTATATTCCGTCTTCATGGACAAGCCAAAAAATTAAAACTTCAGAACCATCCCATTGCTAATTTCTACAAAATATAATTCACCTGCAGTGCACCTGTTAAATATAAGATTATAATGAGGATCGGCTGGTGTATCACATATATAAGGAGAGAATGCCGGCCCAGGAACGATGCTAATTTAATCAAGTTATGATCATGGATAACTGGCATCCTAAACTGTCTCTGATAATCCTGGTAGAAAGTGTTGCCCACAAACAGGCCCAACGAAACCACCCCTAACCAGGGGAGTAGAGGAAAATAGTCAACGCTATGAAAAACCGCTGGTTTAAGACCTAACCACAGAAGCCAGGATTCACTGAAGACAAACTGTCCCAAATAAATACCAAGTGCCATGAAAATGGCGGCCAGAACCAGGTTAAAATATTTTCTATCTAAAAAGGGATATTCCAGGATTATAGCCAGCCCTATGAAGTGTAGAACCCCAAACATGATGAAGTTGTCGGGAATGAAAAACCAGGTCACCAGAGTGATTAGGAGTCCCAGTGTGAAAATTTTAAGACCTCTTTTCAAGTATTTCCAGAACATGAGTTGATTGTCATCCGCTGGCAGGGTTTCTCTTTGTAGCCTGGCTCGATTGTAACTCAGGGTCAGTGATATCCCAACCACAACTAAAAATAGGAACGCCGTACTACGGGCAAAAATCCATAACAGGAGGGTGTTTATGTGGACTGGGAAGATGCCGAAGTAGTAAAGATCAAAAAGGAAATGGTAAGTTACCATCATAACAATGGCCACACCACGCAGGGCATCTATCTCCCAAAATCGCTCTTCTAATTGCACGGGATACACCTTCACTTTTCCATATTCCATTTTCCTGGTTTTTAGTTTCATAGCCCCAGGTAAATTAAGTATTGCTTAGAACATGGTCAGATGATAGCAGTTTAAATAGCGTAAATTTAACTGAAATGAAACCTAGATTAAGCTGGAGGAATAACCATGCCTGACACCATTCTCCTGAAGCAAAACGAAATCAAAGGCTTAACGGACATGAAAAAAGTTTTAGATAGTGTTGAAAACGCATTTGCTGCCTATGCTAAACGACAAGTCCAGATGCCAGCCAAAAAATATCTATTCTTCCCGGAGGGGGATCTAAGAATCATGCCCTGCTACGTGAGGGGCCAGGAAGAGGCTGCAGTGAAATGTGTAAATGTCCACCCCCAAAACCCAATCAAACATGAACTGCCCACGGTGATGGCCATCATCGAACTGGTTGATCCAGAAACGGGTTTTCCACTGGCGGTCATGGACGGAACATGGGTCACGGATATGCGCACTGGTGCCTCAGCCGGAGTGGCCACCAAATATCTGGCTCGTCGGGATTCAGACACTCTGGGAATAATTGGAGCAGGTAGACAGGCCTGTACCCAGCTAATGGCCATGAATGAGGTCATGAAGATAGAGAAAGCCAAAGTGTACTGTCGGACCTGCAGCACCCGGAGTAACTTCGCCAAAAATGCCACCGAAACCTACGGGTTTGAAGTGGAAGCGGTGGATTCGCCACAAAAGGCGGTTCAAGATGTAGATGTGATTGTAACCACCACTCCGTCCCGAAAACCCCTCATCAAAGCCGATTGGATCAGTCCCGGGACCCATATCAACGCCATGGGGGCAGATGCACCCAGCAAACAGGAATTAGAGACCAGTCTGTTGCAAGAATCCAAGATCATAATAGATTCCTGGGAACAGGCTAAGCACAGTGGAGAAATTAACGTGCCCGTCTCGCAGGGTGTTTTAAAACGAAAAGATATACACGCGAAACTGGGAGAAATTATCATCGGCAAAAAGGTTGGTCGAGAAAGGGATGAAATCACCATATTTGATTCTACTGGACTGGCAGTACAGGATGCAGTTACCGCCTGGCAAATAT encodes:
- a CDS encoding heparan-alpha-glucosaminide N-acetyltransferase yields the protein MKLKTRKMEYGKVKVYPVQLEERFWEIDALRGVAIVMMVTYHFLFDLYYFGIFPVHINTLLLWIFARSTAFLFLVVVGISLTLSYNRARLQRETLPADDNQLMFWKYLKRGLKIFTLGLLITLVTWFFIPDNFIMFGVLHFIGLAIILEYPFLDRKYFNLVLAAIFMALGIYLGQFVFSESWLLWLGLKPAVFHSVDYFPLLPWLGVVSLGLFVGNTFYQDYQRQFRMPVIHDHNLIKLASFLGRHSLLIYVIHQPILIIILYLTGALQVNYIL
- the ala gene encoding alanine dehydrogenase, whose protein sequence is MPDTILLKQNEIKGLTDMKKVLDSVENAFAAYAKRQVQMPAKKYLFFPEGDLRIMPCYVRGQEEAAVKCVNVHPQNPIKHELPTVMAIIELVDPETGFPLAVMDGTWVTDMRTGASAGVATKYLARRDSDTLGIIGAGRQACTQLMAMNEVMKIEKAKVYCRTCSTRSNFAKNATETYGFEVEAVDSPQKAVQDVDVIVTTTPSRKPLIKADWISPGTHINAMGADAPSKQELETSLLQESKIIIDSWEQAKHSGEINVPVSQGVLKRKDIHAKLGEIIIGKKVGRERDEITIFDSTGLAVQDAVTAWQIYRTALEKGVGTKFNFQG